From the Manis javanica isolate MJ-LG chromosome 13, MJ_LKY, whole genome shotgun sequence genome, one window contains:
- the MKNK2 gene encoding MAP kinase-interacting serine/threonine-protein kinase 2, whose amino-acid sequence MVQKKTAELQGFHRSFKGPNPFELALALDQAHHGEADFSLEGPARPDMPTSQPIDIPDSKRRGKKKKRCRATDSFSGRFEDVYQLQEDVLGEGAHARVQTCVSLITNQEYAVKIIEKQPGHIRSRVFREVEMLYQCQGHRNVLELIEFFEEEDRFYLVFEKMRGGSILSHIHKRRHFNELEASVVVQDVASALDFLHNKGIAHRDLKPENILCEHPNQVSPVKICDFDLGSGIKLNGDCSPISTPELLTPCGSAEYMAPEVVEAFSEEASIYDKRCDLWSLGVILYILLSGYPPFVGHCGSDCGWDRGEACPACQNMLFESIQEGKYEFPEKDWAHISFAAKDLISKLLVRDAKQRLSAAQVLQHPWVQGCAPENTLPTPMVLQRNSCAKDLTSFAAEAIAMNRQLAQREEDAAEAAGQGQPVVVRATSRCLRLSPPSQSQLAQRRQRASLSAAPVVLVGDHA is encoded by the exons ATGGTGCAGAAGAAAACAGCCGAACTTCAGGGCTTCCACCGTTCGTTCAAG GGGCCGAATCCTTTCGAGCTGGCCTTGGCCCTAGATCAGGCCCACCACGGGGAGGCCGACTTCAGCCTGGAGGGCCCGGCCCGCCCTG ATATGCCCACGAGCCAGCCCATCGACATCCCGGACTCCAAGAGGAggggcaagaaaaagaagagatgcCGAGCCACCGACAGCTTCTCAGGCAGGTTCGAAG ATGTCTACCAGCTACAGGAGGACGTGCTCGGGGAGGGCGCCCACGCCCGCGTGCAGACCTGCGTCAGCCTCATCACCAACCAGGAGTACGCTGTCAAG ATCATAGAGAAGCAGCCGGGCCACATTCGGAGTAGGGTTTTCCGGGAGGTGGAGATGCTGTATCAGTGCCAGGGACACAG GAACGTTCTAGAGCTGATTGAGTTTTTCGAGGAGGAGGACCGCTTCTACCTGGTGTTTGAGAAGATGCGGGGTG GCTCCATCCTGAGCCACATCCACAAGCGGCGGCACTTTAACGAGCTGGAGGCGAGCGTGGTCGTGCAGGACGTGGCCAGCGCCCTGGACTTCCTGCACAACAAAG GCATCGCCCACAGGGACCTAAAGCCAGAAAACATCCTCTGCGAGCACCCCAACCAG GTCTCCCCCGTGAAGATCTGCGACTTCGACCTGGGCAGCGGAATCAAGCTCAACGGGGACTGCTCCCCCATCTCCACGCCGGAGCTGCTCACCCCG TGCGGCTCGGCCGAGTACATGGCCCCGGAGGTGGTGGAGGCGTTCAGCGAGGAAGCCAGCATCTACGACAAGCGCTGCGACCTCTGGAGCCTGGGCGTCATCCTCTACATCCTGCTCAGCGGCTACCCGCCCTTCGTGGGCCACTGCGGCAGCGACTGCGGCTGGGACCGCGGCGAGGCCTGCCCTGCCTGCCAG AACATGCTGTTCGAGAGCATCCAGGAGGGGAAGTACGAGTTCCCTGAGAAGGACTGGGCGCACATCTCCTTCGCCGCCAAAGACCTCATCTCCAAGCTCCTCGTCCGGGACGCCAAGCAGAGGCTGAGTGCCGCCCAGGTCCTGCAGCACCCCTGGGTGCAGGGG TGCGCCCCGGAGAACACCCTGCCCACACCCATGGTCCTGCAGAG GAACAGCTGTGCCAAAGACCTCACGTCGTTCGCGGCCGAGGCCATCGCCATGAACCGGCAGCTGGCCCAGCGCGAGGAGGACGCGGCCGAGGCGGCGGGGCAGGGCCAGCCCGTGGTCGTCCGAGCTACCTCACGCTGCCTGCGGCTGTCCCCGCCCtcccagtcccagctggcacagcGGCGGCAGCGAGCCAGCCTGTCGGCGGCCCCCGTGGTCCTGGTGGGGGACCACGCGTGA